Proteins from one Deinococcus sp. AB2017081 genomic window:
- a CDS encoding OFA family MFS transporter, with product MGILDREHSVAGPGWNRWLVPPAALALHLSIGQIYAYSVFNKPLSRLVSGDVSAETGAPGDWSLFQVGLIFSVALFFLGASSALFGKWVEREGPRKTMVASALLFCGGFFIAALGVKLHALWLVILGNGVIGGIGLGLGYISPVSTLIKWFPDRPGLATGMAIMGFGGGALIGSPLGTALMAQFSGDGTLGVGSTFLIMGAVYLLFMLFGAFLVRVPAEGWAPAGYVPRANAAGSMISNHNVLVDQAFRTPQFWLLFAVLFLNVTAGIGVLGQASVMIQEMFSDRVLGAGNGVTAAAAAGFVGLLSIFNMAGRFFWSSTSDRIGRKPTYMIFFALGAVLYFLIPLFGNMASLPLFVAGFCVILSMYGGGFATIPAYLRDMFGTANVGAIHGRLLLAWSAAAIVGPTLVNGFRDSQIRAGIPAAQAYSTVMYIMAGLLVVGFVANLLIRPVASRYWADRAAGRPVAADD from the coding sequence ATGGGAATTCTGGATCGCGAGCATTCCGTCGCCGGGCCGGGCTGGAACCGCTGGCTGGTGCCCCCCGCGGCGCTGGCGCTGCACCTGAGTATCGGGCAGATCTACGCCTATTCGGTGTTCAACAAGCCCCTCTCGCGGCTGGTCAGTGGCGACGTGAGCGCCGAGACCGGCGCACCCGGCGACTGGTCGCTGTTCCAGGTGGGCCTGATCTTCAGCGTGGCGCTGTTCTTCCTGGGGGCGAGTTCGGCCCTGTTCGGCAAGTGGGTCGAGCGTGAGGGGCCACGCAAGACCATGGTGGCGTCGGCCCTGCTGTTCTGCGGGGGCTTCTTCATCGCGGCGCTGGGCGTGAAGCTGCACGCGCTGTGGCTGGTGATCCTGGGCAACGGCGTCATCGGTGGGATCGGACTGGGCCTGGGGTACATCAGCCCGGTGAGCACCCTGATCAAGTGGTTCCCCGACCGCCCCGGTCTGGCCACCGGCATGGCGATCATGGGCTTCGGCGGCGGCGCGCTGATCGGCAGTCCGCTGGGGACGGCGCTCATGGCGCAGTTCTCCGGTGACGGCACGCTGGGTGTGGGATCGACGTTCCTGATCATGGGCGCCGTGTACCTGCTGTTCATGCTCTTCGGCGCGTTCCTGGTGCGCGTGCCCGCCGAGGGCTGGGCGCCGGCGGGGTATGTCCCCAGGGCCAATGCCGCTGGCAGCATGATCTCGAACCACAACGTGCTGGTCGATCAGGCCTTCCGCACGCCGCAGTTCTGGCTGCTGTTCGCCGTGCTGTTCCTGAATGTGACCGCGGGCATCGGGGTGCTCGGGCAGGCCAGCGTGATGATCCAGGAGATGTTCAGTGACCGTGTGCTGGGTGCCGGCAACGGCGTGACGGCGGCGGCGGCAGCCGGCTTCGTGGGCCTCCTGAGCATCTTCAACATGGCGGGCCGCTTCTTCTGGTCGTCCACCAGTGACCGGATCGGACGCAAGCCGACCTACATGATCTTCTTCGCGCTGGGCGCGGTGCTCTACTTCCTGATCCCACTGTTTGGGAACATGGCGAGCCTTCCCCTGTTCGTGGCCGGGTTCTGCGTGATTCTGTCCATGTACGGCGGGGGCTTTGCCACCATCCCGGCGTACCTGCGCGACATGTTCGGGACTGCGAATGTCGGAGCGATCCACGGTCGCCTGCTGCTCGCGTGGAGTGCCGCCGCCATCGTCGGGCCGACCCTGGTGAACGGCTTCCGCGACAGCCAGATCCGCGCCGGCATTCCGGCCGCACAGGCGTACTCCACCGTGATGTACATCATGGCCGGGCTGCTCGTCGTGGGCTTCGTGGCCAACCTGCTGATCCGCCCCGTCGCCAGCCGGTACTGGGCCGACCGCGCGGCCGGACGTCCGGTGGCCGCCGATGACTGA
- a CDS encoding aspartate aminotransferase family protein: MSALPSGFIRTQDVLHEQLSGQRVRELELQYGNEELLYGLGVLGLSGPFSRVTPWELEDEHGVRRINASGYAAMPFGEMPPAITAFMHEFLTHNRAMGLPQQSSSPWRAALEANLVRLLARELPSHADSQVFFCSSGTEAIEGALKFAKAYRPRAKYAISFGSAYHGKTLGSLSLTPNPEYQDIFRPLVPGAVTSPYGDLDALKRVIRRLGPDTIYAVVVEPIQGEGGVNIPPAGFLSGLGEICRRHGIPVIADEIQTGLGRTGHWFESAAQGLDPDLITLAKPLGAGMTAVGATIVRAPIYKTMLGGLSSKRHSNTFGGGALAMAVGLKSLEYLIDNDLPTRSRELGEIGLSRLQALHRRFPQLLEAVRGQGLLLALQFRPMVGLPLPAMLREIVFEATAILALRELHLGGVMANLSLSSKRTVRLTPALDMPADVFATLMDRVEAFAQTHPNSRDLLLRTPPQVTTRLAAFAATKPKKRTPSDG, translated from the coding sequence ATGTCCGCCCTCCCCAGTGGCTTTATCCGCACGCAGGATGTCCTGCACGAGCAGCTCAGCGGCCAGCGTGTCCGCGAGCTCGAACTCCAGTACGGCAACGAGGAACTGCTGTACGGCCTGGGTGTGCTCGGCCTGTCCGGCCCGTTTTCCCGCGTGACCCCCTGGGAACTCGAGGACGAGCACGGAGTACGCCGCATCAACGCCAGCGGCTACGCCGCCATGCCGTTCGGAGAGATGCCGCCCGCGATCACCGCGTTCATGCACGAGTTCCTGACGCACAACCGGGCCATGGGCCTGCCGCAGCAGTCGAGCAGTCCGTGGCGGGCTGCGCTGGAGGCGAACCTCGTGCGGCTGCTGGCCAGGGAACTGCCCAGCCACGCAGACAGCCAGGTGTTCTTCTGCTCCAGCGGCACCGAGGCGATCGAGGGAGCGCTGAAATTCGCCAAGGCGTACCGGCCCCGGGCGAAGTACGCCATCTCGTTCGGCAGCGCATACCACGGCAAGACGCTCGGTTCGCTGAGCCTCACGCCGAATCCCGAGTATCAGGACATCTTCCGTCCGCTGGTGCCCGGCGCGGTCACGAGCCCGTACGGCGATCTGGATGCCCTGAAGCGCGTCATCCGTCGGCTGGGGCCGGACACGATCTACGCGGTCGTCGTCGAGCCGATCCAGGGCGAGGGCGGCGTGAACATCCCGCCGGCCGGGTTCCTGTCCGGTCTGGGCGAGATCTGCCGCCGCCACGGCATCCCGGTCATCGCCGACGAGATCCAGACGGGTCTGGGCCGCACCGGACACTGGTTCGAGTCGGCCGCGCAGGGCCTGGATCCGGATCTCATCACGCTCGCCAAGCCGCTGGGTGCGGGCATGACGGCGGTGGGCGCCACCATCGTCCGCGCGCCGATCTACAAGACGATGCTGGGCGGCCTGAGCAGCAAGCGGCACAGCAATACCTTCGGTGGCGGCGCGCTGGCGATGGCCGTGGGTCTGAAGTCGCTGGAATACCTGATCGACAACGACCTGCCCACCCGCAGCCGGGAACTGGGCGAGATCGGCCTCAGTCGCCTGCAAGCGCTGCACCGCCGCTTTCCGCAGCTGCTGGAAGCCGTGCGCGGTCAGGGTCTGCTGCTGGCCCTGCAGTTCCGGCCCATGGTGGGGCTGCCGCTGCCCGCCATGCTGCGCGAGATCGTGTTCGAGGCGACGGCCATCCTCGCCCTGCGGGAACTGCATCTGGGCGGTGTCATGGCCAACCTGTCGCTGAGCAGCAAGCGGACCGTGCGCCTGACCCCGGCGCTGGACATGCCCGCCGACGTGTTCGCCACCCTGATGGACCGCGTCGAGGCCTTCGCGCAGACGCATCCGAACTCCCGTGATCTGCTCCTGCGCACGCCGCCCCAGGTCACCACCCGCCTCGCCGCCTTCGCCGCGACCAAGCCAAAGAAGCGCACGCCCAGCGACGGGTGA
- a CDS encoding DUF1641 domain-containing protein: MAKALDFTPRVPTPHEQLQSEVAVSTDALLEGLYLLRQLHEHGVLDVLGKTVRGGEGLVASLLHITGGESGTTLLRNVTELGKTLSALDPREVGILGSAVTAGIGEGARHVASGKGIGVGELLGLLRDRDVQVALGAILALLKGMGHALREANGDLAQTPNQTEVGR, from the coding sequence ATGGCAAAAGCACTTGATTTCACCCCACGTGTTCCGACACCCCACGAACAGCTCCAGTCCGAGGTCGCGGTGTCGACCGACGCGCTGCTGGAGGGACTGTACCTGCTGCGGCAGCTACACGAACACGGTGTGCTGGACGTGCTGGGCAAGACCGTGCGCGGCGGCGAGGGACTGGTCGCGTCGCTGCTCCACATCACGGGCGGTGAGAGCGGCACCACCCTGCTGCGCAACGTCACGGAACTGGGCAAGACCCTGTCGGCCCTCGACCCGCGCGAGGTCGGCATCCTGGGCAGCGCGGTCACGGCCGGGATCGGCGAGGGCGCCCGCCATGTCGCGTCCGGAAAGGGCATCGGTGTCGGTGAACTGCTGGGGCTGCTCAGAGACCGGGACGTACAGGTCGCTCTGGGCGCGATCCTGGCGCTCCTGAAAGGCATGGGACACGCCCTGCGCGAGGCGAACGGCGATCTGGCACAGACCCCGAACCAGACCGAGGTCGGCCGCTGA
- a CDS encoding formate dehydrogenase accessory sulfurtransferase FdhD codes for MRLPVWRYGGGWHGHDDAVAIEEPLELRLHTPDGPLPLGVLMRTPGDDHDLLLGWLVSEGLMPQALTLAADPENANVWHLSTPEHARLAAGARLSVSSSACGVCGSGSVERLLARAIPPEPFPVPIDPAVLADLPRRLMTVQPTFAATGGVHGAALVTLAGDLLVAREDVGRHNAVDKVVGWAHRRGVLPLSGQVLVVSSRAGFEIVQKAVTAGIGAVVSVGAATSLAVDTAAAFGVVLCGFARDGRFTVYTGAGSLATLAIVGDHPL; via the coding sequence GTGCGGCTGCCCGTGTGGCGCTACGGCGGAGGGTGGCACGGCCACGACGACGCCGTGGCTATCGAGGAACCGCTGGAACTGCGCCTGCACACCCCGGATGGCCCGCTGCCTCTCGGGGTGCTGATGCGCACGCCGGGCGACGACCACGATCTGCTGCTGGGCTGGCTGGTCTCCGAGGGGCTGATGCCCCAGGCCCTGACCCTGGCCGCCGATCCGGAGAACGCCAACGTGTGGCACCTGTCCACGCCGGAGCACGCTCGGCTGGCGGCGGGAGCGCGCCTGTCGGTGTCCTCCAGCGCATGCGGAGTGTGCGGGTCGGGCAGCGTCGAGCGCCTGCTGGCACGCGCCATCCCGCCGGAGCCGTTCCCGGTGCCCATCGATCCTGCCGTCCTGGCCGACCTGCCGCGGCGGCTGATGACTGTCCAGCCGACCTTCGCCGCGACGGGCGGTGTCCACGGGGCAGCGCTGGTCACGCTGGCGGGTGACCTCCTGGTGGCCCGGGAAGATGTCGGACGTCACAACGCCGTGGACAAGGTGGTGGGCTGGGCACACCGCCGGGGCGTGCTGCCACTGTCCGGCCAGGTGCTGGTGGTCAGCAGTCGGGCCGGCTTCGAGATCGTGCAGAAGGCGGTGACGGCGGGGATCGGCGCCGTGGTGTCCGTCGGCGCGGCGACGTCCCTGGCCGTGGACACGGCAGCGGCGTTCGGGGTGGTGCTCTGCGGCTTTGCGCGGGACGGCCGGTTCACGGTGTACACCGGTGCAGGCTCCCTGGCCACGCTGGCGATCGTAGGCGATCACCCTCTGTGA
- a CDS encoding cation diffusion facilitator family transporter, producing MSPRPTTVLNIALGSIFIALIVLGLKFLAYTMTGSVALYSDALESIINVAAAVAAFVALRVAARPADANHPYGHTKAEYFSAVAEGVLIVLAAVSIAREAIPALLAPKAVDAPYVGLLVNLGASAINAVWATLLLRTGRASRSPALLADGRHVMSDVVTSVGVLVGVVAAKLTGLSFLDPLLALLVALNILWSGWQLMRESVGGLMDAAVDKATEGRIRTLLSEHGEGALEVHDLRTRHAGRMTFIEFHLVVPGEMSVEEAHRICDRLEEALQAEMPDVSVTIHVEPQEKAKHHGVLVL from the coding sequence ATGAGTCCGCGTCCCACCACCGTCCTGAATATCGCGCTGGGCAGCATCTTCATCGCCCTGATCGTGCTGGGCCTGAAGTTCCTGGCGTACACCATGACGGGCAGCGTGGCGCTGTACTCCGACGCGCTGGAGAGCATCATCAACGTGGCGGCGGCCGTGGCCGCGTTCGTGGCGCTGCGGGTGGCCGCCCGGCCCGCCGACGCGAACCACCCGTACGGCCACACCAAGGCCGAATACTTCAGTGCGGTCGCCGAGGGCGTGCTGATCGTGCTGGCCGCCGTGAGCATCGCGCGCGAGGCGATCCCCGCGCTGCTCGCGCCGAAAGCGGTGGACGCGCCGTACGTGGGCCTGCTCGTGAACCTGGGGGCCAGTGCCATCAACGCCGTGTGGGCGACGCTGCTGCTGCGCACCGGCCGGGCGTCGCGGTCGCCGGCGCTCCTTGCCGACGGGCGGCACGTGATGAGCGACGTGGTGACGAGTGTGGGCGTGCTGGTGGGCGTGGTGGCGGCCAAGCTGACGGGGCTGTCGTTCCTCGACCCGCTGCTCGCGCTGCTCGTGGCGCTGAACATCCTATGGAGCGGGTGGCAGCTCATGCGCGAGTCGGTGGGCGGCCTGATGGACGCCGCGGTGGACAAGGCGACCGAGGGCCGCATCCGTACCCTGCTCAGTGAGCACGGCGAGGGCGCGCTGGAGGTGCACGACCTGCGCACCCGGCACGCGGGCCGCATGACCTTCATCGAGTTCCATCTGGTCGTGCCGGGCGAGATGTCGGTCGAGGAGGCCCACCGCATCTGCGACCGCCTGGAGGAGGCGCTGCAGGCCGAGATGCCCGACGTCAGCGTGACGATTCACGTTGAGCCGCAGGAGAAGGCCAAGCACCACGGCGTGCTGGTGCTGTAG
- the fdhF gene encoding formate dehydrogenase subunit alpha translates to MGELDVPNDVHIRSTVGPTRPPRGEQVQVTVDGVAQRAWVGEPLVDVINRAQIELAQVCYHPQLGPIQTCDTCSVEIDGKIGRACGTKVAAGMVVRTQTEAARTAQRDAYDRLVSNHDLYCTVCDNNNGNCTVHNTLGLLGIQHQTRPFQPKGYAKDETNPFYRYDPDQCILCGRCVEACQNVQVNETLTIGWEMEQPRVLWDGGKPIGESSCVSCGHCVTVCPCNALIETSMVGEAGMFTGIPLPVWNAAIDVVKGVEVSAGLKPIMNVSEIESAARDRYIKKTKTVCTYCGVGCSFDVWTDERHILKVEPGLGHANGISTCVKGKFGWDYVNSGERLTTPLIRDGDRFREASWEEALDLIAWRFGEIKAQHGPDALAFVASSKSTNEEVFLVQKFARQVIGTNNVDNCSRYCQSPATKGLSLTVGIGGDSGTIRDIEQASLVITIGSNTAESHPVLATRVKRAQKLGRTRVIVFDLREHEMATRADQFIRPNPGTDFVWISAVNKYILDNGLEDAAFLRERVNGLDTYRESISTFTLEYAERETGIPAATLEALARQIAAEEGVCVLWAMGVTQQCGGSDTSAAISNMLLITGNYGRTGTGAYPLRGHNNVQGAGDMGAMPDQVSGYQKVGDPVVVERHQREWGVTLRPERGLDNTQLMDAALDGTLKSLWITGEEMSLTDANANHLAEGFEALEFLVVQDLYFTNTARYADVVLPAAASLEKEGTFTSTERRIQRLYRVMEPLQGTKADWEITLAVAQRMGADWTYSHPSEIMAEIARLTPYFAGVTYDRLEGYQTLCWPVAEDGTDTPLLYTERFNFPDGKAVLHPAEYKPRQDAPTAEYDLHLNSGRMLEHFHEGNMTFQVHGIAEKAPDAFVEVSPELAAERNIQSGQWVRLVSPHGAIRLQALVTGRVSGNELYVPLNVRKAENAVNRLTGSQGDSQTNTPAYKDTSVRMELLHDVGDNPLPATNHRWGHPTPQSGVEVERKWARPDYVYPGGALPMHGDALNVRVDALGADD, encoded by the coding sequence ATGGGCGAATTAGACGTACCGAACGACGTGCATATCCGCTCGACGGTGGGGCCGACGCGCCCACCGAGGGGCGAGCAGGTTCAGGTGACCGTGGACGGTGTGGCACAGCGGGCCTGGGTGGGCGAGCCGCTGGTGGACGTGATCAACCGCGCGCAGATAGAGCTGGCGCAGGTGTGCTACCACCCGCAGCTCGGGCCGATCCAGACGTGTGACACGTGCTCGGTCGAGATCGACGGAAAGATCGGCCGGGCCTGCGGCACGAAGGTGGCGGCCGGCATGGTGGTACGCACGCAGACCGAGGCCGCCCGCACCGCGCAGCGCGACGCCTACGACCGGCTCGTGAGCAACCACGACCTGTACTGCACCGTCTGCGACAACAACAACGGCAACTGCACGGTGCACAACACGCTCGGCCTGCTGGGGATCCAGCACCAGACGCGTCCCTTCCAGCCCAAGGGCTACGCCAAGGACGAGACCAACCCCTTCTACCGCTACGACCCGGATCAGTGCATCCTGTGCGGACGCTGCGTCGAGGCCTGCCAGAACGTGCAGGTGAACGAGACGCTGACCATCGGCTGGGAGATGGAGCAGCCGCGCGTGCTGTGGGACGGCGGCAAGCCCATCGGGGAATCGAGCTGCGTGAGCTGCGGCCACTGCGTCACGGTCTGCCCGTGCAACGCGCTGATCGAGACCTCCATGGTGGGCGAGGCCGGCATGTTCACAGGCATCCCGCTCCCGGTCTGGAATGCCGCGATCGACGTGGTCAAGGGCGTCGAGGTCAGCGCTGGCCTGAAGCCCATCATGAACGTCTCGGAGATCGAGTCGGCGGCGCGTGACCGGTACATCAAGAAGACCAAGACGGTCTGTACGTACTGCGGCGTGGGCTGCTCGTTCGACGTGTGGACGGACGAGCGCCACATCCTGAAGGTCGAACCGGGCCTGGGACACGCCAACGGGATCAGCACCTGCGTGAAGGGCAAGTTCGGCTGGGACTACGTGAACAGCGGCGAACGCCTGACGACGCCCCTGATCCGCGACGGCGACCGGTTCCGTGAGGCGAGCTGGGAGGAGGCGCTGGATCTGATCGCGTGGCGCTTCGGCGAGATCAAGGCCCAGCACGGCCCCGACGCCCTGGCCTTCGTGGCGAGCAGCAAGAGCACCAACGAGGAAGTCTTCCTGGTGCAGAAGTTCGCCCGGCAGGTCATCGGCACCAACAACGTGGACAACTGCTCGCGCTACTGCCAGTCGCCCGCGACCAAGGGGCTGTCCCTGACGGTCGGCATCGGCGGCGACAGCGGCACCATCCGGGACATCGAGCAGGCCAGTCTGGTCATCACCATCGGCAGCAACACCGCCGAGAGCCACCCGGTGCTCGCCACCCGCGTCAAACGCGCACAGAAACTTGGCCGCACCCGGGTGATTGTCTTCGACCTGCGCGAGCACGAGATGGCGACACGGGCCGACCAGTTCATCCGCCCGAACCCCGGCACGGACTTCGTGTGGATCAGCGCGGTGAACAAGTACATCCTCGACAACGGCCTGGAGGACGCCGCCTTCCTGCGCGAGCGCGTGAATGGCCTGGACACCTACCGCGAGTCCATCAGCACCTTCACCCTGGAGTACGCCGAGCGCGAGACCGGCATTCCCGCCGCGACCCTGGAGGCGCTGGCCCGCCAGATCGCCGCCGAGGAAGGGGTGTGCGTGCTGTGGGCGATGGGCGTGACCCAGCAGTGCGGCGGCAGCGACACCAGCGCCGCGATCTCGAACATGCTGCTGATCACCGGCAACTACGGCCGCACCGGCACCGGGGCCTACCCCCTGCGCGGCCACAACAACGTGCAGGGCGCGGGCGATATGGGCGCCATGCCCGATCAGGTCAGCGGCTACCAGAAGGTGGGCGACCCGGTGGTCGTGGAGCGCCACCAGCGCGAGTGGGGCGTCACCCTGCGCCCCGAGCGCGGCCTGGACAACACCCAGCTCATGGACGCCGCCCTGGACGGCACACTGAAGTCCCTGTGGATCACGGGCGAGGAGATGAGCCTGACCGACGCCAACGCCAACCACCTGGCCGAGGGCTTCGAGGCGCTGGAGTTCCTGGTGGTGCAGGATCTGTACTTCACGAACACCGCCCGCTATGCCGATGTGGTGTTGCCCGCCGCCGCCTCGCTGGAGAAGGAGGGGACGTTCACGAGCACCGAGCGCCGCATCCAGCGCCTGTACCGCGTGATGGAACCCCTCCAGGGCACCAAGGCCGACTGGGAGATCACCCTGGCCGTGGCGCAGCGCATGGGCGCCGACTGGACCTACTCGCACCCGTCCGAGATCATGGCCGAGATCGCCCGGCTGACGCCGTACTTCGCCGGCGTGACCTATGACCGTCTGGAGGGCTACCAGACGCTGTGCTGGCCGGTCGCCGAGGACGGCACCGACACGCCGCTGCTGTATACCGAGCGCTTCAATTTTCCCGATGGCAAGGCGGTGCTGCACCCGGCCGAGTACAAACCCCGCCAGGACGCCCCCACCGCTGAGTATGACCTGCACCTGAACAGCGGGCGCATGCTGGAGCACTTCCACGAGGGCAACATGACCTTCCAGGTGCACGGCATCGCCGAGAAGGCCCCGGACGCCTTCGTCGAGGTCAGCCCGGAACTGGCCGCAGAGCGGAACATCCAGAGCGGGCAGTGGGTGCGGCTGGTCAGCCCGCATGGCGCGATCCGGCTGCAGGCACTGGTCACCGGGCGCGTGAGTGGCAACGAGCTGTACGTGCCCCTGAACGTCCGGAAGGCCGAGAACGCCGTGAACCGCCTGACCGGCAGCCAGGGCGACAGCCAGACGAACACCCCGGCGTATAAGGACACCAGCGTCCGCATGGAGCTCCTGCACGACGTGGGCGACAACCCGTTGCCCGCCACGAACCACCGCTGGGGCCACCCGACCCCGCAGAGTGGCGTGGAGGTCGAGCGCAAGTGGGCACGCCCCGACTACGTGTACCCTGGCGGCGCCCTGCCCATGCACGGCGACGCCCTGAATGTCCGGGTGGACGCGCTGGGTGCAGACGACTGA
- a CDS encoding alpha/beta fold hydrolase — MPTLRPVRARLPARVRVWLTALLALLSGYVISTARQAAVRPPLVLGQDSVPPNGAAPSRVTLEDVGGRAIVITPIGREVSTLLVLYPGGLVRPQAYEWLGRALTERGVQTVIPVFPLDLAVTGVNRADAVIARYGQGRRVVIAGHSLGGAMAAQYASGHPDTLDGLILMAAYPAGNVDLKGRRLPALSLLAEEDGVAAETDVRDGLARLPDGSTLTVIPGAVHAFFGRYGPQKGDGRPTVTRAQAESAIVQAVTSFLDRIDP; from the coding sequence ATGCCGACCCTGCGTCCTGTCCGTGCCCGTCTCCCCGCCCGTGTGCGCGTGTGGCTGACCGCGCTGCTTGCCCTGCTCTCCGGATACGTCATCTCCACCGCGCGGCAGGCCGCGGTCCGACCTCCGCTGGTGCTCGGACAGGACAGCGTGCCTCCGAACGGCGCGGCGCCATCCCGGGTCACCCTGGAGGATGTCGGCGGGAGGGCCATCGTCATCACGCCCATCGGCCGTGAGGTCTCCACCCTGCTGGTGCTGTATCCGGGCGGCCTGGTGCGACCCCAGGCCTACGAGTGGCTGGGCCGCGCCCTGACGGAACGCGGCGTCCAGACCGTGATCCCGGTCTTTCCCCTGGACCTTGCCGTGACGGGAGTGAACCGCGCGGATGCCGTGATCGCCCGGTACGGTCAGGGCCGACGTGTGGTGATCGCGGGGCACTCCCTGGGGGGCGCGATGGCCGCGCAGTACGCCTCGGGCCACCCCGACACGCTGGATGGCCTGATCCTGATGGCCGCATACCCGGCAGGAAACGTCGATCTGAAAGGCCGGCGCCTCCCCGCCCTGTCCCTGCTGGCCGAGGAGGATGGTGTGGCCGCCGAGACGGACGTCCGTGACGGTCTGGCCCGGCTGCCGGACGGTTCGACCCTGACGGTGATCCCCGGAGCCGTGCACGCATTCTTCGGTCGCTACGGCCCTCAGAAGGGCGACGGGCGCCCGACCGTGACCCGGGCGCAGGCAGAGTCGGCGATCGTCCAGGCCGTGACCTCCTTCCTCGACCGCATCGATCCCTGA
- a CDS encoding MFS transporter small subunit yields the protein MTTDPARTEPISPIAYLAWLVPGLPLVWGVWQTMIKVVQLFQ from the coding sequence ATGACGACCGACCCGGCACGCACCGAGCCCATCTCCCCCATCGCGTACTTGGCCTGGCTGGTGCCCGGCCTGCCCCTGGTCTGGGGGGTCTGGCAGACCATGATCAAGGTCGTCCAGCTCTTCCAGTAG